DNA sequence from the Desulfobaccales bacterium genome:
CCCCATCCCTAATATGATCGCCGTGATAATACCGGAGGACGCCGCGGGCAGCACCACCCGGCTCACTGTCTGCCAGCGGGTGGCACCCAGAGCTAAAGAGCCATCCCGGTAAAGGTCCGGGACCGCGGTGAGGGCGTCAATGGAAATGCTGATGACTGTGGGGAGAATCATGATACCTAAGATGATGGACGCGGCTAGCAGCGACAGCCCGGGACCGCCTAAATAATTGCGGATGAGGGGCACCAGCCAGATGACTCCCAGAAAGCCGTACACCACTGACGGAATGCCGGCCAGCAGTTCCAGGGTGGGCTTCAAAACCATCTTGAGACGCTTGGGAGAAAACTCCGCCAACACAATGGCACAGGACAGGCCCAGGGGCACTCCGATGACCATGGCCCCCAAAGTAACCAGCACGGACGAGATGATCATGGCCAGGATGCCGAAATGGCCCTTGGTGGGAGCCCAGTGGCTGGAAAGGATGAAGTTTTTCAGGCCGGTGGAGAGGATGAGGGGAAAGCCCTCTATGAAGATGAAGATGGTGATGAGGGCCAGGGAGCCGATGGAAGACAGGGCCAGAAGCAGGAGTCCCCGTTCGATGAATTTCTCCCGTTGCATCATTTCACCCCGACCAGGCCCTCGGATTCGAGGATCTTCTGACCATTGGGACCCAGGACGAAATCCACGAAGGCCTTGCACGCGCCGGCAGGCTCGGCCCGGGCCACCAGCAGGAAACGGCGCACCAGTTTATAGGTATGATTTTTAATGTTTTCCCGGGTGGGGAAGACGCCGTCAATGGCTAGCGCCTTGACCCGGTGATCCACCAGCCCGGCGGAAATGTAGCCCAGGGAATGGCGGTCCCCCGCGACAATCTCCCGCACCGACCCGTTGGAATCCTGGACCAGCGCCGCGGGGGTGATTTCCTGCTTGCTCATGACCAGGTGCTCGAAGGCCTCCCGGGTGCCGGAGCCTTCTTCCCGAGTTATCAGGTCGATGTCATGGGGCGGCAATCCCAGGGCACTCCAATTTTTCACGGCCCCGCTAAAGATCTTCCGAATCTCCATCAGGCTGATCGTGCTCAGGGGATTGCTGGGGTGGACGATGACTGCAATGCCGTCATTCGCTATAGGTATCTCTATTAGTTTCTTCTCTTCGCCTAACAGCTCTCGGGAAGAAGCCCCCAAATCCGCGGCCCCATGGGTGGCGGCATAGATGCCGGCACTGGAACCGCCGCCCTGCACATCGACCCGGGCTTGGGGATGACGGTGCATATAAATTTCCGCCAACTTTTCCGCAAAGGGCTGGATTGACGTGGAACCGGCAACACACAAGGGCCGACCGGTGCTTTGCGAGGATGTGTCACAGCCCAGCGCCACCAGGAGGGCTATGATTACTGCGCAGATGCATCGGAAAGGATATGCCGTTACGGGAAATCTCCTGGTTTTGCTGAGGACAGGACTTAAGCCCCGAGCCGTTAAGGCTGTTTTTGTGGGATCTGACATGGCTCTTAAAGGTGAAGCGACTTTTGAAATTAACCCTGGGAAACTTCGGGCAGGATCAGTCCTATTATTTCAAAAATGTTAGGAATTTCAACCTAAAATCGGGAAAAGATAT
Encoded proteins:
- the pstC gene encoding phosphate ABC transporter permease subunit PstC, with protein sequence MMQREKFIERGLLLLALSSIGSLALITIFIFIEGFPLILSTGLKNFILSSHWAPTKGHFGILAMIISSVLVTLGAMVIGVPLGLSCAIVLAEFSPKRLKMVLKPTLELLAGIPSVVYGFLGVIWLVPLIRNYLGGPGLSLLAASIILGIMILPTVISISIDALTAVPDLYRDGSLALGATRWQTVSRVVLPAASSGIITAIILGMGRAIGETMAVIMVAGNALQIPTSVLDPVRTLTSNIALELGYAAGRHREALFATGIVLFVIIMILNLSATLITRRR
- a CDS encoding phosphate ABC transporter substrate-binding protein; translated protein: MSDPTKTALTARGLSPVLSKTRRFPVTAYPFRCICAVIIALLVALGCDTSSQSTGRPLCVAGSTSIQPFAEKLAEIYMHRHPQARVDVQGGGSSAGIYAATHGAADLGASSRELLGEEKKLIEIPIANDGIAVIVHPSNPLSTISLMEIRKIFSGAVKNWSALGLPPHDIDLITREEGSGTREAFEHLVMSKQEITPAALVQDSNGSVREIVAGDRHSLGYISAGLVDHRVKALAIDGVFPTRENIKNHTYKLVRRFLLVARAEPAGACKAFVDFVLGPNGQKILESEGLVGVK